One Rhinoraja longicauda isolate Sanriku21f chromosome 44, sRhiLon1.1, whole genome shotgun sequence DNA segment encodes these proteins:
- the LOC144612392 gene encoding tumor protein p63-regulated gene 1-like protein, producing MGDQLEPSVPSPQLELDATFTPGSVEHLTPDPGVEQCVTSAPVSGVTPVTPADLSRLYPHLPRGEFSPSVLPPSSGQSHRDEFFALRPGVLQAAISETERTLGNEDGKVQEAWLLTEVDHWNRESERLVLLTPRVLLVSHYDFVGLSCHLLLRIPLHYIDSITVGSFHFPSTSLSRRCGLGLRLGWDKLREPSFRSRWNPWAQDLPSVILTEHPGVESGHLSPPCMLGSFRTELTRRVGMAHREHPHAGQANGPLLLEKPIQMETVLGLVSALSNWAQLGYAKPRRLLAF from the exons ATGGGGGATCAGCTGGAGCCCAGCGTTCCCTCGCCGCAACTGGAACTCGACGCAACCTTTACCCCGGGGTCAGTAGAgcacctgacccctgacccagGAGTGGAACAGTGCGTGACCTCTGCCCCGGTCTCGGGCGTGACCCCTGTAACCCCTGCTGACCTCTCCCGACTGTATCCCCATCTCCCGCGGGGGGAGTTCTCCCCCTCTGTCCTCCCCCCGTCCTCGGGCCAGAGCCACCGGGATGAATTCTTTGCTCTGCGG CCAGGAGTGTTGCAAGCAGCGATCAGCGAGACGGAGAGAACACTGGGGAATGAAGACGGCAAAGTGCAGGAAGCCTGGCTCCTCACAGA GGTGGACCACTGGAACCGGGAGAGTGAGAGACTGGTGCTGCTGACCCCACGAGTCCTGCTGGTGTCTCATTACGACTTTGTGGGCCTGTCCTGTCACCTGCTGCTGCGAATCCCCCTGCACTACATCGACAGCATCACTGTCGGCTCCTTccacttcccctcaacctccctcagcAG GCGCTGTGGGCTGGGGCTGCGGCTGGGATGGGACAAACTGCGAGAGCCGTCGTTCCGTTCCCGCTGGAACCCCTGGGCTCAGGATCTGCCGTCCGTCATCCTGACAGAACACCCCGGGGTAGAGAGCGGGCACCTGTCACCCCCCTGCATG TTGGGGTCTTTCCGCACGGAGCTGACCCGGAGGGTGGGGATGGCCCACCGGGAGCACCCCCACGCCGGCCAAGCCAACGGGCCGCTGCTGCTGGAGAAACCCATCCAGATGGAGACGGTCCTGGGCCTGGTGTCTGCCCTCAGCAACTGGGCGCAGCTGGGCTACGCCAAACCTCGCCGCCTGCTCGCCTTCTAG
- the LOC144612324 gene encoding LOW QUALITY PROTEIN: uncharacterized protein LOC144612324 (The sequence of the model RefSeq protein was modified relative to this genomic sequence to represent the inferred CDS: substituted 2 bases at 2 genomic stop codons) translates to MKTKELSIDLRDRIVSRHRSGEGYKTISTAWQVPKSTVLSLILKWKHFGTTSTFHRGGHPAKLSNRGRRALVREVIKNPMVTLTELQSSSVKKEEPSRRTTISAALHXSGLYGSVAXWKPLLSKRHMTAHLEFAKRNLKVSQIMRNKILWCNETKIELFGLNAKRHRSSPGQYHTYGEAWWRQHHVVGMLLSGRNGETSQDRGKDKQSNDPKHTVFFDLNGIPLRIMIAVPLDLEVNEE, encoded by the exons atgaagacgaaggaattgtctattgatctccgagacaggattgtgtcgagacacagatctggggaaggttaTAAAACAATTTCCACAGCATGGcaagtcccgaagagcacagtgctctccctcattcttaaatggaaacaTTTTGGAACCACCAGTACTTTTCATAGAggtggccacccggccaaactgagcaatcggggcagaagggccttggtcagggaggtgatcaagaacccaatggtcactctgacagagctccagagttcctctgtgaagaaggaagaaccttccagaaggacaactatatctgcagcactccactaaTCCGGCCTTTATGGTAGCGTGGcctgatggaagccactcctcagtaaaaggcacatgacagcccacttggagtttgccaaaaggaacCTAAAGGTCTCTCagatcatgagaaacaagattctctggtgtaatgaaaccaagattgaactctttggcctgaatgccaagcggcaccgctcatcacctggccaataccatacctacggtgaagcatggtggaggCAGCATCATGTTGTGGGGATGCTTCTCAGTGGCAGGAacggggagactagtcaggatcgagggaaagataaacagagcaacgaccctaagcacacag TATTCTTTGATTTAAATGGAATTCCTTTACGAATAATGATTGCAGTGCCTCTAGATTTGGAAGTAAATGAAGAGTGA